From Haloarcula hispanica ATCC 33960, the proteins below share one genomic window:
- a CDS encoding UPF0175 family protein, which translates to MPTISARLPSEEKDELDDVAELLSEDRSTTIRKALREGLETLRLRVAVEQYQSGDVSAAEAAQLADLSIAEWLDVARERNLTTQLELSDLELDADTAAEL; encoded by the coding sequence ATGCCGACAATCAGCGCGCGGCTCCCGAGTGAAGAGAAAGACGAACTGGACGACGTCGCCGAGTTGCTCTCCGAGGACCGGTCGACCACGATTCGGAAAGCCCTGCGGGAGGGACTGGAAACGCTCCGGCTCCGCGTCGCCGTCGAGCAGTACCAGTCCGGCGACGTGTCGGCGGCCGAAGCCGCACAGCTTGCGGACCTCTCCATCGCCGAGTGGCTCGACGTGGCCCGCGAGCGAAACCTGACGACGCAGCTTGAGCTGTCCGACTTGGAGCTCGACGCCGACACGGCCGCGGAGCTATGA